A segment of the Nitrospina gracilis 3/211 genome:
TACACGGCGAAGGCATCCACATCAAACGCCCAGTCCCGGGCCACAGTGCGGGTGCCGGTGGCGAATTCCACGCGGTTCACATCGAAGTCCACTCCCTCCCGCACGTAACGCGCGCCGACGATGATGGTGTGGTTGTCGATGCGGCGAGTCAGGCGCGGCTCGATTCCCAAAACGGAGAAGATGCGCGGCGAGTCGGCTTTGTGCGTGGCCGGGATGGCGGGATCGAACACGTTGCCGCCGCCCAGATTCTGGCCGAAGAAAAACGTGCGGTCCGCTTTGTGATAAAAATTGCGCCACTCGAACTCCGTATCCTTGTCCGGCGTGTACGTCCAGGTGAGAGTGGCGCGGAACATGTCCGCATCGAAGCTGTCGTGCGGCCGTTGCGAACTGGTGCGGTCCTGTTCGTACCGGCCGGGGCTCAGTGACCCCGGCAGTTCGGCTTCCACGTTGTAGTACTGGAACTGGAAGGCCAGTTGGTTCTGTTCATTGGGAAACAAGTCTGCATCGAAAATGAAATTGTGGACTTCGGTGTCGGAGTGATCACGAAAGCCTTGTCCCTGCAGGGTGTTGTATTGCAGTTGCAGTCCCAGCTTGTCGGTGGCGAAACCACCGATGCGGAAATACGTGTCCGTCAGGATGTTTCCGGTTTCCTCGGAGATGGTGATGCGCTCGCCCAGGGTCTGCGAAAGTTCGTAGGGAATGGGACGGGTGATGAAGTTGAGAACACCACCGACGTTGTTCGGTCCGTAATGCACCGCCGCGCCGCCGCGCACCACGTCGATCGTTTCAATGCTCTGCATGGTCAGCGGAAACAGCGACAAACCGATGTTGCTGTAAGGACCGATGGCCACGGGGTATCCGTCCTGCAAAACCTGAATGCGCTGACTGCGAAGCGGAGTGAGGCCGCGCACACCGATGTTGGGCAATATGCCGACTCCGGTTTCATCGAGGATGGTGACATTGGGAACGGTGCGCAGGGTGTCTTCCAGGTTCAATGTCCCCCGGCGTTGAATCTGTTCTTCCGTCACCACGCTTCGGGAACCGCTGTAGGTGCGCACGATTTCCGGTGTGGGCGGGCCCAGCCAGTCGCCCTCCACCTTCATCTCCGGGAGAGCGCCCTTCTTGATTTTTTCTCCACGCTGTAGTGTCACCGTATTCGCATCCTTGAATTCGGCAGACAACCGTGTCCCCGCCAACAGCATCTCCAAAGCCTTCCGGGCCGTGTGCTCTCCCGACACCCCGGACGTCGAAACACCTTTGACGTCCGCAGTCTTGAAGGCAACCTGCACGCCGGACTGATCGAAGAATTGCGTCAACGCCGACCCCAAAGGTTGCGGTGGAATGTCGAACAATTTCACGTCTCCCGCCTGAGCCAGTTGCATCCCGTCCACATTCGAAACCGCAAACTTTTTCGAAAACGTTGAGTGGAAGGGTTCAACTGCATGCGCGTCACCCGCACCCAGCAGATGCAAGAAAGACAGGACCCCTGCCAACGCGACGGCGAATCCTGTTCCAAAAATGTTTCCTGTA
Coding sequences within it:
- a CDS encoding TonB-dependent siderophore receptor, which produces MQLAQAGDVKLFDIPPQPLGSALTQFFDQSGVQVAFKTADVKGVSTSGVSGEHTARKALEMLLAGTRLSAEFKDANTVTLQRGEKIKKGALPEMKVEGDWLGPPTPEIVRTYSGSRSVVTEEQIQRRGTLNLEDTLRTVPNVTILDETGVGILPNIGVRGLTPLRSQRIQVLQDGYPVAIGPYSNIGLSLFPLTMQSIETIDVVRGGAAVHYGPNNVGGVLNFITRPIPYELSQTLGERITISEETGNILTDTYFRIGGFATDKLGLQLQYNTLQGQGFRDHSDTEVHNFIFDADLFPNEQNQLAFQFQYYNVEAELPGSLSPGRYEQDRTSSQRPHDSFDADMFRATLTWTYTPDKDTEFEWRNFYHKADRTFFFGQNLGGGNVFDPAIPATHKADSPRIFSVLGIEPRLTRRIDNHTIIVGARYVREGVDFDVNRVEFATGTRTVARDWAFDVDAFAVYASDTIRFMNGRLAVTPGVRYENVYMDFRNNLNGVMDTNKASKLLPGITVGYEATDRLFVFANAQRSLVPVQTAQVTRAGDVANETAWNYELGSRFQISPNLQTSATLFVIDYRDQIQFNSGTARFENLGETLHHGVELTSDWKVTKNANLSLSYTYLETEQRSGANKGKELPYAPHHHVSLSGDYRHEQWDFGLTALYVSESFSDAANTDQETANGSAGELPEYTLVNARVGRDFEMEGYNLNVGLSVNNLFDEDYYFRGVDVSPVGRLPSPGRSFILGVQLDY